In Catenulispora sp. MAP5-51, a genomic segment contains:
- a CDS encoding zinc-binding dehydrogenase, whose product MKALIATGNSALPDSLELADVPEPAPNADEAVVAVEAFSVNRGEAMLLNGAYGTPADRGRRLGQDIAGVVVQAAGDGSGPAVGTRVVGHPEGAGWAEQVAVPTTKLAVMPMGLAATTAATLPLAGLTALRLVRAAGDVLGRRALLTAAAGGVGFFLTELLAGAGADIVAVTSNRARAARLKELGATKVVARAADAEGAFDVIFESVGGREFSDAVAKAAPGATLLWYGQAGLEPVALDFFALIPSTPLTIKHVPHWVSPTTDGQDIATLVRLTAEGRLHPEIGRIADWLDTAKALDDVYERRVQGNAVLTIG is encoded by the coding sequence GACTCCCTGGAACTCGCCGACGTTCCCGAGCCCGCCCCGAACGCCGACGAGGCCGTGGTCGCGGTCGAGGCCTTCTCCGTCAACCGCGGCGAGGCGATGCTCCTGAACGGTGCCTACGGCACCCCGGCCGACCGAGGCAGGAGGCTCGGGCAGGACATCGCCGGCGTGGTGGTCCAGGCAGCCGGCGACGGCTCCGGCCCGGCCGTCGGCACGCGCGTCGTCGGGCACCCGGAGGGCGCCGGCTGGGCTGAGCAGGTCGCCGTGCCGACCACCAAGCTCGCCGTGATGCCCATGGGCCTGGCCGCGACCACCGCCGCCACGCTTCCGCTGGCCGGACTGACGGCGCTGCGCCTGGTCCGGGCCGCCGGTGACGTCCTGGGCCGCAGAGCCCTGCTGACCGCCGCGGCCGGCGGTGTCGGCTTCTTCCTGACGGAACTGCTGGCCGGGGCCGGCGCCGACATCGTCGCGGTGACGTCGAATCGGGCGCGGGCCGCGCGGCTGAAGGAATTGGGCGCGACAAAGGTCGTCGCGCGCGCGGCCGACGCCGAAGGCGCATTCGACGTGATCTTCGAATCCGTCGGCGGACGCGAGTTCTCCGACGCGGTCGCCAAGGCCGCGCCCGGCGCGACGCTGCTCTGGTACGGCCAGGCCGGATTGGAGCCGGTGGCGCTGGACTTCTTCGCCCTGATTCCCAGCACACCCCTGACGATCAAGCACGTCCCGCACTGGGTCTCGCCCACGACCGACGGCCAGGACATCGCCACCCTGGTCCGGCTGACCGCCGAGGGCCGGCTGCATCCGGAGATCGGGCGGATCGCCGACTGGCTCGACACCGCCAAAGCCCTGGATGACGTCTACGAGCGACGCGTCCAGGGCAATGCGGTGCTGACGATCGGCTGA
- a CDS encoding alpha-amylase family glycosyl hydrolase, which produces MAIAEPPTAAAWWRSAAIYQVYPRSFADSDGDGVGDLPGVRARLPYLADLGIQAIWFNPWFPSPMADAGYDIADYRDIEPAFGTLADADALITEAHTLGIKVIIDIVPNHCSDQHAWFQAALAAEPGSPERARFWFRPGRGQDGALPPNDWQSIFGGPAWTRVPAADGTPGEWYLHLFAPEQPDFNWASPDVRAEFEDVLRFWFDRGADGVRIDSAALLTKDPELPDLASDPHPHPYEDRDDVHEIYRAWRRVAESYGGDRALIGELWIPDPGRFTRYFHDDELHSAFNFPYLCSAWDAAELRSVIDATIRIHAPVDAPPTWVLSNHDVDRHVTRYGRADTSFGMDRREHGRPVDVELGTRRARAAAMLTFALPGAVYVYQGDELGLWEVEGIPSDLRQDPIWQRTGGTDPGRDGCRVPLPWSGEAAPFGFSPAGAAAQPWLPQPAGWSGLTVQTQTGDPRSMLELYRTALRIRREEADLGDGPMRWLPSAEAVLDFVRGDSFRCVVNLSSAAVKLPRHGEIMLQSTDLVEGMLPPDAAVWLR; this is translated from the coding sequence CTGGCCATCGCCGAGCCGCCGACGGCCGCCGCATGGTGGCGCAGCGCCGCGATCTACCAGGTCTACCCGCGCAGCTTCGCCGACTCCGACGGCGACGGTGTCGGCGACCTGCCGGGGGTCCGTGCCAGGCTGCCGTACCTGGCGGACCTCGGGATCCAGGCGATCTGGTTCAATCCCTGGTTCCCCTCGCCGATGGCCGACGCCGGCTACGACATCGCCGACTACCGCGACATCGAGCCGGCGTTCGGGACCCTGGCCGACGCCGACGCGCTGATCACCGAGGCCCACACCCTCGGCATCAAGGTGATCATCGACATCGTCCCCAACCACTGCTCGGACCAGCACGCCTGGTTCCAGGCCGCGCTGGCCGCCGAGCCGGGATCACCGGAGCGGGCACGGTTCTGGTTCCGTCCCGGACGCGGCCAGGACGGCGCGCTCCCGCCGAACGACTGGCAGTCCATCTTCGGCGGACCGGCCTGGACCCGGGTCCCCGCCGCCGACGGGACGCCCGGCGAGTGGTACCTGCACCTGTTCGCGCCCGAGCAGCCCGACTTCAACTGGGCCTCGCCGGACGTGCGAGCGGAGTTCGAGGACGTCCTGCGGTTCTGGTTCGACCGCGGCGCCGACGGCGTCCGCATCGACTCCGCCGCCCTGCTGACGAAGGATCCCGAGCTTCCCGACCTGGCCTCCGATCCGCACCCGCACCCGTACGAGGACCGCGACGACGTCCACGAGATCTACCGCGCCTGGCGGCGGGTCGCCGAGTCCTACGGCGGCGACCGCGCACTGATCGGCGAGCTGTGGATCCCGGACCCGGGGCGCTTCACGCGCTACTTCCACGACGACGAACTGCACAGCGCCTTCAACTTCCCCTACCTGTGCAGCGCCTGGGACGCCGCCGAGCTGCGCTCCGTCATCGACGCGACGATCCGCATCCACGCGCCGGTCGACGCCCCGCCCACCTGGGTACTGTCCAACCACGACGTCGACCGGCACGTCACCCGCTACGGCCGCGCCGACACCTCGTTCGGCATGGACCGCCGCGAACACGGCCGCCCGGTGGACGTCGAGCTCGGCACCCGCCGCGCCCGGGCGGCGGCGATGCTGACGTTCGCGCTGCCGGGCGCGGTGTACGTCTACCAGGGCGACGAGCTGGGCCTGTGGGAGGTCGAGGGCATCCCGTCCGACCTGCGCCAGGACCCGATCTGGCAGCGCACCGGCGGCACCGACCCGGGCCGCGACGGCTGCCGGGTACCGCTGCCGTGGTCCGGCGAGGCCGCGCCGTTCGGCTTCTCGCCGGCCGGCGCCGCGGCGCAGCCGTGGCTGCCGCAGCCGGCGGGCTGGTCCGGACTGACCGTCCAGACCCAGACCGGCGATCCCCGCTCGATGCTGGAGCTGTACCGCACGGCACTGCGGATCCGCCGCGAAGAAGCAGACCTCGGAGACGGGCCGATGCGGTGGTTGCCGAGCGCCGAGGCGGTGCTGGACTTCGTCAGAGGCGACTCCTTCCGCTGCGTGGTGAACCTGTCGTCGGCGGCCGTCAAGCTGCCGCGGCACGGGGAGATCATGTTGCAGAGCACGGATCTGGTGGAGGGGATGCTGCCGCCGGACGCGGCTGTCTGGCTGCGGTGA